One region of Halohasta litchfieldiae genomic DNA includes:
- a CDS encoding FxsA family protein, translating to MRTRYLIALLLLIPLVDSFVLVAIVGWGLLTLLQTVALVVLTGLLGMILVRAEGRNTLARFQRKLASGSPPTDELLDGGLLIAAGAFLLTPGLVTDLIGFLLAIPITRYPIRAALKRWVVIPYIDKQTGGLGTGKVWTFGFPDPEQASNGGNGFDIGGTTQQTQQSQRDQSEDDIVDVDFERADEDERSDS from the coding sequence ATGCGAACGCGCTATCTGATCGCGCTGTTGCTTCTCATCCCGCTGGTCGACTCGTTTGTCCTCGTGGCAATCGTCGGCTGGGGGCTGTTGACGTTGCTCCAGACGGTCGCACTGGTCGTCCTGACTGGCCTGCTTGGGATGATCCTCGTCCGTGCGGAGGGTCGCAACACACTGGCTCGGTTCCAACGCAAGCTGGCCTCCGGGTCGCCACCAACGGATGAGCTGCTCGACGGCGGACTGCTGATCGCCGCCGGAGCGTTCCTGCTCACGCCCGGCCTCGTCACCGACCTGATCGGCTTCCTGTTGGCGATCCCGATCACACGGTATCCAATCCGCGCGGCGCTCAAGCGCTGGGTCGTCATTCCCTACATCGACAAGCAGACCGGCGGCCTCGGCACCGGGAAGGTCTGGACCTTCGGGTTCCCCGACCCCGAGCAGGCCAGCAACGGTGGGAACGGCTTCGATATTGGCGGCACGACCCAGCAAACCCAACAGAGCCAGCGCGATCAGAGTGAGGATGATATCGTCGACGTCGACTTCGAACGCGCCGACGAGGACGAGCGTTCGGATTCGTAA